In one Dehalogenimonas formicexedens genomic region, the following are encoded:
- the atpF gene encoding F0F1 ATP synthase subunit B, whose amino-acid sequence MGALGINLPSFIAQLVNFGILFLLLSVLAYKPILKMMDERSRRIKESLEQAEVMKAQAEKAQEDFKQQIAEASKQGQQVIERAAKTGEEIREKAKVEAQAEAEALLQRAKADIRRERDEVIDELRKEFADLTILAAGRVIGKSLDKAAHREMIDQVLEESAALRKN is encoded by the coding sequence ATGGGAGCACTAGGCATTAACCTGCCTTCATTTATTGCGCAACTGGTAAATTTCGGGATTCTGTTCCTGCTTTTATCGGTCTTGGCTTACAAACCCATCCTAAAAATGATGGACGAACGGAGCCGGCGCATCAAAGAAAGCCTGGAACAGGCAGAGGTGATGAAGGCGCAGGCCGAGAAAGCGCAAGAGGACTTCAAACAGCAGATCGCCGAAGCCTCCAAACAAGGTCAACAGGTGATTGAACGGGCGGCCAAGACCGGCGAAGAGATCAGGGAAAAAGCCAAGGTGGAAGCCCAAGCTGAGGCGGAAGCTCTGTTGCAACGAGCCAAGGCTGACATCCGCCGTGAGCGCGATGAAGTGATCGATGAGTTGCGTAAAGAATTCGCCGATCTGACCATTCTTGCGGCCGGCAGGGTTATCGGAAAATCTCTCGATAAAGCAGCCCATCGCGAAATGATTGACCAGGTGCTCGAAGAGAGCGCCGCGTTGAGAAAGAACTAG
- the atpE gene encoding ATP synthase F0 subunit C, with amino-acid sequence MDEAAVRLLAAGLAMGLGAIGPGVGLGILGMGAVNAVSRNPEARGTIFTNFLFALALTEAVAIYALVVAIILIFVA; translated from the coding sequence ATGGACGAAGCAGCGGTACGACTCTTAGCAGCAGGTTTGGCAATGGGCTTGGGCGCCATCGGCCCTGGCGTAGGTCTTGGCATTCTGGGCATGGGCGCGGTTAACGCGGTCAGCCGTAATCCCGAAGCGCGGGGCACCATCTTTACCAACTTCCTTTTCGCCCTGGCTTTGACTGAAGCCGTCGCGATCTATGCCCTGGTTGTCGCTATCATTTTGATCTTTGTCGCCTAG
- the atpA gene encoding F0F1 ATP synthase subunit alpha produces MAQKGLDIVAVIKEQIENFGAEVTVTDVGTVIEVGDGIARIHGLASAEYNELLEFPNGVMGIALNLEEDSVAAVLLGEDTLIKEGDEVRRTNRVVEVPVGMEMIGRVVNPLGQPIDGKGPIKTSKRRAVERVAPNVVTRKGVDTPVQTGIKAIDSMIPIGRGQRELIIGDRSTGKTAVALDTIINQKGGDLICIYVAIGLKTSKIAQIVGTLEKYGAMAHTIVVAASASDPAAFQYLAPFSGCAMGEEFMDTGKEALIVYDDLTKHAWAYRQLSLLLRRPPGREAYPGDVFYLHSRLLERAAKLNKENGGGSLTALPIIETQAQDVSAYIPTNVISITDGQIYLEPDLFNAGIRPALNVGISVSRVGSAAQTKAMRKVAGRLKLEMSQYQALAAFAQFGTSELDKATRAQIERGQRITEVLKQLQYKPVAVENQVIIFFALLNGFLDDVAVSDVSRFETSLYQFLSANYPQIAKGIADTKVFSPETETALKGALVEFKKSFIA; encoded by the coding sequence ATGGCGCAAAAAGGTTTGGACATAGTTGCCGTAATCAAAGAGCAGATCGAAAACTTCGGTGCAGAGGTTACCGTTACCGACGTCGGCACGGTGATCGAGGTCGGCGATGGTATCGCCCGTATCCACGGCCTGGCATCGGCGGAATACAACGAACTGCTTGAGTTCCCTAACGGCGTTATGGGTATTGCCCTAAACCTCGAAGAGGACTCTGTCGCCGCAGTGCTACTGGGAGAAGATACCCTGATCAAAGAAGGCGATGAAGTCAGGCGCACCAACCGCGTGGTCGAGGTACCCGTCGGGATGGAAATGATCGGCCGTGTCGTCAATCCTCTGGGCCAACCCATCGATGGCAAAGGACCAATAAAAACCTCAAAGCGACGTGCCGTCGAGCGTGTGGCGCCTAACGTCGTCACCCGAAAAGGCGTCGATACCCCGGTTCAAACCGGTATCAAGGCAATCGACTCAATGATTCCGATTGGCCGTGGTCAACGGGAACTCATTATCGGCGATCGTTCCACTGGTAAAACAGCCGTCGCCCTGGACACCATTATCAATCAGAAGGGCGGCGATCTAATCTGCATCTACGTCGCTATCGGTTTGAAGACGTCAAAGATCGCCCAGATTGTCGGTACGCTTGAAAAATACGGCGCCATGGCTCATACCATTGTTGTAGCCGCCTCTGCCTCAGATCCGGCCGCTTTCCAGTACCTGGCTCCGTTTTCCGGTTGCGCCATGGGAGAAGAGTTCATGGATACCGGCAAAGAGGCTTTGATCGTCTATGACGACCTGACAAAACACGCTTGGGCCTACCGCCAATTGTCCCTTTTGCTTCGCCGCCCGCCGGGCCGAGAAGCCTATCCCGGCGACGTCTTCTATTTACACTCACGACTTCTGGAACGCGCTGCCAAATTGAACAAAGAAAACGGCGGTGGCTCCCTGACCGCGTTACCGATTATTGAAACTCAAGCCCAAGACGTTTCGGCTTATATTCCGACCAACGTAATTTCGATTACCGACGGCCAGATCTACCTTGAGCCTGATCTGTTCAACGCCGGCATTCGGCCTGCCCTGAACGTCGGTATTTCCGTGTCTCGCGTTGGTTCGGCCGCCCAAACCAAGGCTATGAGAAAGGTTGCCGGCCGCCTTAAGTTGGAAATGAGCCAATATCAGGCTTTGGCTGCTTTCGCTCAATTCGGTACGTCTGAACTCGACAAGGCGACTAGAGCACAAATCGAGCGCGGTCAACGGATTACTGAAGTCCTGAAACAACTCCAATACAAACCCGTTGCCGTGGAAAATCAGGTCATTATTTTCTTTGCCCTTCTCAACGGGTTCCTCGACGATGTCGCCGTCTCCGATGTGTCACGGTTTGAAACAAGCCTTTACCAATTCTTGTCGGCTAATTACCCCCAGATTGCCAAAGGGATCGCCGACACCAAGGTCTTTAGCCCCGAGACCGAGACGGCCCTCAAAGGCGCACTGGTCGAATTCAAGAAAAGTTTTATAGCCTAG
- a CDS encoding F0F1 ATP synthase subunit delta — protein MGKSAYAQAMRYGQAIFEIAAKHQNFNTWRDNLETLVRMVQDRDVLFFLENPRVSVAAKREALEPKLKGVNPLAVNLLYLLVERGGLALMPDIFTDYQRRLDELHGIAHANVSAAVPLSEAETVEIKQKLSLMFGKQVDITTKVNPSLLGGIVARVGDKVIDGSVSRRLENLKREINQARL, from the coding sequence TTGGGAAAAAGTGCCTACGCCCAAGCCATGCGGTATGGACAGGCGATTTTTGAAATTGCCGCCAAGCACCAGAACTTCAACACATGGCGGGACAACCTTGAAACGTTGGTCCGCATGGTGCAAGACCGGGATGTACTCTTTTTCCTCGAGAATCCCCGCGTGTCAGTAGCCGCAAAAAGAGAAGCGCTCGAACCGAAATTGAAAGGCGTCAATCCGCTGGCGGTCAACTTGCTGTACCTACTTGTCGAGCGCGGTGGTCTGGCACTGATGCCTGATATTTTTACCGATTATCAGCGCCGATTGGACGAACTGCACGGAATAGCCCACGCTAATGTCAGTGCCGCGGTTCCCCTGTCCGAAGCCGAGACGGTGGAAATCAAGCAAAAGTTGTCGCTTATGTTCGGTAAGCAGGTTGACATAACAACCAAGGTAAACCCGTCTCTCCTGGGGGGAATCGTAGCCAGGGTAGGTGACAAAGTTATCGACGGCAGTGTCTCACGCCGTCTGGAAAATTTGAAACGAGAAATTAACCAGGCCAGATTATAA